A window from Carbonactinospora thermoautotrophica encodes these proteins:
- a CDS encoding response regulator, with amino-acid sequence MTRVLVVDDEPQIVRALTINLRARRYEVDAAVDGRGALELAARCHPDVVILDLGLPDMDGVDVIRGLRGWTNVPIIVLSARQASGEKVHALDAGADDYVTKPFGMDELLARLRAAVRRTTPAEEVPVVATEHFTVDLAAKKATREGHDVRLTPTEWHLLEVLVRNAGRLVSQQQLLQEVWGPQYRSETNYLRVYMAQLRRKLEPDPSRPRYLVTEPGMGYRFET; translated from the coding sequence ATGACCCGCGTGCTGGTGGTCGACGACGAACCGCAGATCGTCCGCGCGCTCACGATCAACCTGCGCGCCCGCCGGTACGAGGTGGACGCCGCGGTCGACGGGCGCGGGGCGCTGGAGCTGGCCGCGCGATGCCACCCGGACGTGGTCATCCTCGACCTGGGTCTGCCGGACATGGACGGCGTGGACGTGATCCGGGGCCTGCGTGGCTGGACCAACGTGCCGATCATCGTGCTGTCGGCCCGCCAGGCGTCCGGCGAGAAGGTGCACGCGCTGGACGCGGGCGCCGACGACTACGTGACCAAGCCGTTCGGCATGGACGAGCTGCTGGCCCGGCTGCGCGCCGCGGTGCGCCGCACCACCCCGGCCGAGGAGGTCCCGGTGGTCGCCACCGAGCATTTCACCGTCGACCTGGCGGCCAAGAAGGCGACCCGCGAGGGGCACGACGTGCGGCTCACCCCGACCGAGTGGCACCTGCTCGAGGTGCTGGTGCGCAACGCCGGCCGACTGGTCAGCCAGCAGCAGCTGCTCCAGGAGGTCTGGGGGCCGCAGTACCGTTCGGAGACCAACTACCTGCGTGTCTACATGGCGCAGTTGCGGCGCAAGCTGGAGCCCGACCCGTCCCGCCCCCGGTACCTCGTCACCGAACCCGGAATGGGCTACCGGTTCGAGACGTGA
- a CDS encoding OB-fold nucleic acid binding domain-containing protein translates to MDDSGTGIVVRRKGGPLRRLLSRLTSSYQELEAEELLQESQESGATPVVACPDRERVRVAGTLRTVTLRPRAGVPALEAELFDGSGTVMLVWLGRRQIAGIEPGRQLIVEGRIANIAGMRMIFNPKYELRPFGA, encoded by the coding sequence ATGGACGACAGCGGTACCGGGATCGTGGTCCGGCGCAAGGGCGGTCCGCTGCGGCGGTTGCTGAGCCGCCTGACCTCCAGTTACCAGGAACTGGAAGCCGAGGAGCTGCTCCAGGAGAGCCAGGAGAGCGGCGCGACCCCGGTCGTGGCATGCCCCGACCGGGAGCGGGTCCGGGTGGCGGGCACCCTGCGCACGGTCACGCTGCGCCCCCGGGCGGGCGTGCCCGCGCTGGAGGCGGAGCTGTTCGACGGATCGGGGACGGTGATGCTCGTGTGGCTGGGGCGGCGGCAGATCGCGGGCATCGAGCCGGGACGGCAGTTGATCGTGGAGGGCCGCATCGCCAACATCGCTGGCATGCGGATGATTTTTAACCCGAAGTACGAATTGCGACCTTTCGGCGCATAG
- a CDS encoding DUF3159 domain-containing protein, with the protein MTTTERPDHGQDGQASETPDPATPKRAPASGWAKTLGAENLSLADTLGGSRGLLDMGLPGVLFVAVYTVTRNLTASVWTAVALAGALTALRLVRRESLQQAVGGFLGVALCAFIAAKSGRAENYYVPGFFINIAYGTAALVSVLVRWPLIGVLVGPVLGEGLAWRRDPARMRAYTMCTWLWVGLFAVRLLVQLPLYFGQHVIALGIARAAMGFPLFGLVIYVNWLILHRVPKAQPAP; encoded by the coding sequence ATGACGACGACCGAACGGCCGGACCACGGCCAAGACGGCCAGGCCTCCGAAACCCCGGACCCGGCGACGCCGAAACGGGCGCCGGCGAGCGGCTGGGCCAAGACGCTCGGCGCGGAGAACCTCTCGCTGGCGGACACCCTGGGCGGCTCGCGCGGGCTGCTCGACATGGGCCTGCCCGGCGTGCTGTTCGTGGCCGTCTACACGGTCACCAGGAACCTCACAGCCTCGGTCTGGACCGCGGTCGCGCTGGCCGGCGCGCTGACCGCGCTGCGGCTGGTGCGGCGGGAGTCCCTCCAGCAGGCGGTCGGTGGCTTCCTCGGCGTGGCGCTGTGCGCGTTCATCGCGGCGAAGTCCGGGCGCGCCGAGAACTACTACGTGCCCGGGTTCTTCATCAACATCGCGTACGGGACCGCCGCCCTGGTCTCGGTGCTGGTCCGCTGGCCGCTGATCGGTGTGCTGGTCGGCCCGGTCCTCGGGGAAGGCCTGGCCTGGCGGCGCGATCCGGCGCGGATGCGGGCGTACACGATGTGCACCTGGCTGTGGGTGGGCCTGTTCGCGGTACGGCTGCTGGTGCAGCTGCCGCTGTACTTCGGCCAGCACGTGATCGCGCTCGGCATCGCCCGGGCGGCGATGGGCTTCCCGCTGTTCGGCCTGGTGATCTACGTCAACTGGCTGATCCTGCACCGGGTGCCGAAGGCGCAGCCAGCGCCGTGA
- a CDS encoding potassium channel family protein — MRVAIAGAGKVGRSIALELLENGHEVLLIDKDPAAIKVESVPKAEWLLADACEISSLEEAGLHRCNVVIAASGDDKVNLVVSLLAKTEYGVPRVVARVNHPKNEWLFNEAWGVDVAVSTPRLLSALVEEAVTVGDLVRLLRFSHGDANLVELTLPADAELVGSRVGDVPWPPDTALVTIIREGRVVVPTKDDPLEAGDELLFVTSPDRERELENLLSPYHSAG, encoded by the coding sequence ATGCGCGTCGCCATCGCCGGGGCCGGGAAGGTCGGCCGGTCCATCGCCCTGGAACTGCTGGAGAACGGCCACGAGGTCCTGCTCATCGACAAGGACCCAGCGGCCATCAAGGTCGAGAGCGTGCCGAAGGCCGAGTGGCTGCTGGCGGACGCCTGCGAGATCTCCTCGCTGGAGGAGGCCGGGCTGCACCGCTGCAACGTGGTCATCGCGGCGAGCGGCGACGACAAGGTGAACCTCGTCGTGTCGCTGCTGGCGAAGACCGAGTACGGGGTCCCCCGGGTGGTGGCCCGAGTGAACCATCCCAAGAACGAGTGGCTGTTCAACGAGGCCTGGGGCGTGGACGTCGCCGTGTCCACCCCGCGGCTGCTGTCGGCGCTGGTGGAAGAGGCGGTCACGGTCGGCGATCTGGTCCGCCTGCTGCGTTTCAGCCACGGCGACGCCAACCTGGTCGAGCTGACCCTGCCGGCCGACGCCGAGCTGGTCGGCTCCCGCGTGGGCGACGTCCCGTGGCCGCCGGACACCGCGCTGGTGACGATCATCCGCGAAGGCCGCGTGGTGGTCCCCACCAAGGACGACCCGCTGGAGGCGGGCGACGAGCTGCTGTTCGTCACCTCCCCGGACCGGGAGCGGGAGCTGGAGAACCTGCTGTCGCCGTACCACAGCGCGGGCTGA
- a CDS encoding potassium channel family protein, which produces MHIVIMGCGRVGSTLALSLEEMGHSVAIIDQNPEAFRRLGSGFNGLRVTGIGFDRDTLKEAGIEQAGAFAAVSSGDNSNIISARVARETFGVENVVARIYDPRRAEVYQRLGIPTVATVRWTANQMLRRLLPAGSEPEWRDASGTIQLAEVHIDTAWVGQRISRLEEEAGVRVAFLTRLGEGMLPTKDTVLQEGDLVHVIMRIEDQAQVERVFAKGPEEH; this is translated from the coding sequence GTGCACATCGTCATCATGGGCTGCGGCCGCGTGGGATCCACGCTCGCACTCAGCCTGGAAGAGATGGGCCATTCAGTCGCGATCATCGACCAGAACCCCGAGGCGTTCCGCCGGCTGGGCTCGGGCTTCAACGGACTGCGGGTGACCGGGATCGGGTTCGACCGGGACACGCTGAAAGAGGCCGGCATCGAGCAGGCCGGTGCGTTCGCCGCGGTCAGCAGCGGTGACAACTCCAACATCATCTCCGCTCGCGTCGCCCGCGAGACGTTCGGGGTGGAGAACGTGGTAGCCCGCATTTACGACCCCCGTCGAGCCGAGGTGTACCAGCGCCTGGGCATCCCGACCGTGGCGACCGTACGCTGGACCGCGAACCAGATGCTGCGCCGCCTGCTGCCGGCGGGCTCAGAGCCGGAGTGGCGGGACGCGAGCGGTACGATCCAGCTCGCCGAGGTCCACATCGACACCGCGTGGGTCGGCCAGCGGATCTCCCGCCTGGAGGAGGAGGCCGGGGTCCGCGTCGCGTTCCTGACCCGCCTCGGCGAGGGGATGTTGCCCACCAAGGACACCGTCCTGCAGGAGGGCGACCTGGTGCACGTCATCATGCGGATCGAGGACCAGGCCCAGGTGGAGCGGGTCTTCGCGAAAGGCCCGGAGGAGCACTGA
- a CDS encoding APC family permease encodes MPNLADLSKRLLVGRALRSAQLSETLLPKRIALPVFASDALSSVAYATQEILLVLSLAGTALLHLTWYAAAAVVVVMLTVVASYRQNVHAYPSGGGDYEIANTNLGPGVGLVVASALLVDYVLTVAVSTSAGVANLASAYEVLAGHEVGLTLGIVALIVLMNLRGVRESGTAFAIPTYAFMLGILGMIAWGLIRILLGHDMVAASARYEIRPESGYTSLTTLGILFLGLRAFASGCTALTGVEAISNGVPAFRKPKSKNAATTLALMGGIAVTMFTGVTFLAIHTRVHIAEHTEDLVGFTGEYQKTVIAQIGETVFGTGSLGFYYVQFVTAIILLLAANTAFNGFPVLASILAQHRYMPRQLHNRGDRLVFSNGILLLAAFAGLLIWAFDANPSRLIQLYIVGVFVSFTLSQIGMVRHWTRLLKTETDPKARRKMSRSRLINGFGACLTGTVLVVVLVTKFVYGAWIAIAAMAVLWVTMRGIKRHYDRVANELRVAEGAAEATTLPSRVHAIVLVSKIHKPTLRALAFARAARPSVLEAVTVNVDPEDTKALQEEWDRRELPVPLKVLDSPYREITQPIVNYVRSIRRNSPRDVVAVFIPEYVVGHWWEHLLHNQSALRIKGRLLFEPGVMVTSVPYQLASSAKLEQKADRAERFAPGAIRRGEPARPSGAEEIVSR; translated from the coding sequence GTGCCCAATCTGGCGGATCTGTCCAAACGGCTGCTTGTCGGCCGGGCGCTGCGCAGCGCCCAGCTGAGCGAGACGTTGCTGCCCAAACGCATCGCCCTGCCGGTCTTCGCCAGCGACGCGCTGTCCTCGGTCGCGTACGCCACGCAGGAGATCCTGCTCGTGCTGAGCCTGGCGGGCACCGCGCTTTTGCACCTGACCTGGTACGCGGCGGCCGCAGTCGTCGTCGTGATGCTGACGGTGGTGGCCTCCTACCGGCAGAACGTGCACGCCTACCCGAGCGGCGGCGGCGACTACGAGATCGCGAACACCAACCTGGGGCCCGGGGTCGGGCTCGTGGTGGCCAGTGCCTTGCTCGTCGACTACGTGCTCACCGTCGCGGTGTCCACCAGCGCCGGCGTGGCGAACCTGGCGTCCGCGTACGAGGTCCTGGCCGGGCACGAGGTGGGGCTGACCCTCGGCATCGTCGCGCTCATCGTGCTGATGAACCTGCGCGGGGTGCGGGAGTCGGGCACGGCGTTCGCCATCCCGACGTACGCGTTCATGCTCGGCATCCTGGGCATGATCGCCTGGGGCCTGATCCGCATCCTGCTCGGCCACGACATGGTGGCCGCCTCGGCCCGGTACGAGATCCGGCCCGAATCCGGCTACACGTCCCTCACCACGCTCGGGATCCTCTTCCTGGGGTTGCGCGCCTTCGCCTCCGGGTGCACGGCGCTGACCGGCGTGGAGGCGATCAGCAACGGCGTGCCGGCGTTCCGCAAGCCGAAGAGCAAGAACGCGGCCACCACGCTCGCGCTCATGGGCGGCATCGCGGTGACCATGTTCACGGGCGTCACGTTCCTGGCGATCCACACCCGGGTCCACATCGCCGAACACACCGAGGACCTGGTCGGCTTCACCGGGGAGTACCAGAAGACGGTGATCGCCCAGATCGGCGAGACCGTGTTCGGCACCGGGTCGCTGGGCTTCTACTACGTCCAGTTCGTCACCGCGATCATCCTGCTGCTCGCCGCGAACACCGCGTTCAACGGCTTCCCGGTGCTCGCCTCGATCCTCGCCCAGCACCGCTACATGCCGCGCCAGTTGCACAACCGCGGCGACCGCCTGGTGTTCAGCAACGGCATCCTGCTGCTGGCCGCCTTCGCGGGCCTGCTGATCTGGGCGTTCGACGCCAACCCGAGCCGGCTGATCCAGCTGTACATCGTCGGGGTGTTCGTCTCGTTCACGCTCAGCCAGATCGGCATGGTGCGCCACTGGACCCGGCTGCTGAAGACCGAGACCGACCCGAAGGCCCGGCGCAAGATGTCCCGGTCCCGGCTCATCAACGGATTTGGCGCCTGTCTGACCGGCACGGTCCTGGTCGTGGTACTGGTCACGAAGTTCGTGTACGGTGCCTGGATCGCGATCGCCGCCATGGCTGTGCTGTGGGTGACGATGCGCGGCATCAAACGGCACTACGACCGGGTGGCGAACGAGTTGCGGGTGGCCGAGGGTGCCGCGGAGGCGACCACGCTGCCCTCACGCGTCCACGCGATCGTGCTGGTGTCCAAGATCCATAAGCCGACGCTGCGCGCGCTCGCGTTCGCCCGGGCGGCCCGGCCGAGCGTGCTGGAGGCGGTCACGGTCAACGTGGACCCCGAGGACACCAAGGCGCTGCAGGAGGAGTGGGACCGGCGGGAGCTGCCGGTGCCGCTGAAGGTCCTGGACTCCCCGTACCGGGAGATCACCCAGCCGATCGTCAACTACGTGCGCTCGATCCGGCGGAACAGCCCACGTGACGTGGTCGCGGTGTTCATCCCCGAGTACGTGGTGGGCCACTGGTGGGAGCACCTGCTGCACAACCAGAGCGCGCTGCGGATCAAGGGCCGGCTGCTGTTCGAGCCGGGCGTGATGGTGACCAGCGTGCCCTACCAGCTGGCGTCGTCGGCGAAGCTCGAGCAGAAGGCTGACCGGGCCGAGCGGTTCGCCCCCGGAGCCATCCGCCGGGGTGAGCCGGCACGCCCGTCCGGCGCGGAGGAAATCGTTTCGAGGTAG
- a CDS encoding class I SAM-dependent RNA methyltransferase: protein MSESLRGQVYELEIGPVAHGGMCVARHEGRVVFVRHALPGERVRAVITEGRSSGRFLRADAIEILRPAPDRVTPPCPYAGPGKCGGCDWQHATPEAQRKLKAAVVAEQLRRLAGVKRKVYVEEVPGSPGGLDWRTRVQFSVDEEGRIGLRKHRSHEVVPIDRCLIAHPLIESLGIEKEIWTGVAGVEAIASASTGDRAVVVTPVEGARRVDVPDLAEDHALLERDPVKGRVRVVDGRDGVRERAAGREWQVSGSGFWQVHPKAPEILVEAVLDALDPQPGDTALDLYSGVGLFAGVIGQRVGPEGEVIAIEADPRAAADARYNLRDMPWITVERGRVERLLRRVDFGPKDLVALDPPRNGAGRSVVEEIVALEPQRVAYVACDPAALARDIGFFRDLGYELIDLRAFDLFPMTHHVECVATLEPID from the coding sequence GTGAGTGAGTCCCTCCGGGGGCAGGTCTACGAGTTGGAGATCGGGCCGGTCGCGCACGGCGGCATGTGCGTCGCCCGGCACGAGGGGCGGGTGGTGTTCGTCCGGCACGCGCTCCCAGGCGAGCGTGTCCGGGCGGTGATCACCGAAGGGCGGTCGAGCGGACGGTTCCTCCGCGCGGACGCGATAGAGATCCTTCGGCCGGCACCCGACCGGGTCACGCCGCCGTGCCCGTACGCCGGGCCCGGCAAGTGCGGGGGGTGCGACTGGCAGCACGCCACGCCCGAGGCGCAGCGCAAGCTCAAGGCGGCCGTGGTCGCCGAGCAGCTACGCCGGCTGGCGGGGGTCAAGCGCAAGGTGTACGTCGAGGAGGTGCCGGGCTCTCCGGGCGGACTGGACTGGCGCACGCGCGTGCAGTTCTCCGTCGATGAGGAGGGCCGCATCGGCCTGCGCAAACACCGCTCGCACGAGGTGGTGCCGATCGACCGGTGTCTCATCGCACACCCGCTGATCGAGTCGCTCGGCATCGAGAAGGAGATCTGGACCGGTGTCGCTGGCGTGGAGGCCATCGCCTCCGCGTCCACCGGCGATCGGGCCGTGGTCGTCACCCCGGTCGAGGGGGCGCGTCGCGTGGACGTGCCCGACCTGGCCGAGGACCACGCCCTCCTGGAGCGTGATCCTGTCAAGGGCCGGGTCCGCGTCGTGGATGGCCGCGACGGGGTGCGGGAACGCGCCGCCGGGCGGGAGTGGCAGGTGTCGGGCAGCGGCTTCTGGCAGGTCCACCCGAAGGCGCCCGAGATCCTGGTCGAGGCCGTGCTCGACGCGCTCGACCCGCAACCCGGCGACACCGCGCTCGACCTGTACTCCGGGGTCGGCCTGTTCGCCGGCGTGATCGGCCAGCGCGTCGGTCCCGAGGGAGAGGTCATCGCGATCGAGGCCGACCCGCGGGCGGCCGCCGACGCCCGGTACAACCTGCGCGACATGCCGTGGATCACGGTCGAGCGGGGCCGGGTGGAGCGCCTGCTGCGCCGGGTCGATTTCGGCCCGAAGGATCTGGTCGCCCTGGACCCGCCGCGCAACGGCGCCGGCCGCTCGGTGGTCGAGGAGATCGTCGCCCTGGAGCCGCAGCGCGTCGCGTACGTGGCCTGCGACCCGGCTGCGCTCGCCCGCGACATCGGGTTCTTCCGCGACCTGGGGTACGAGCTGATCGATCTGCGCGCCTTCGATCTTTTCCCGATGACCCACCACGTGGAGTGCGTGGCCACGCTGGAGCCGATCGACTGA